The sequence ATGTCCAGCAATCTGGCTCTTGGCTTAACAGATTAAGAGGTGCTTGCTCAAAACTGTGGCTTTCACCTGTTTTCGGATCACGTACTTGGGTCGGTTGTAGTACATCAAAGAACCACTCTGATTCACCATTCTGTTCTTTTAATTGACGTTTGACAGAAACAACCGCCTTACGAAAACCAATGGCTTCTTCTATCGATTCCTGTACTAAAGATGGACCTGATTCACCTTTCATCATACCCACAGCAACATCAATAGAAGCAATAATTGGGTAATAAGGCGATGTTGTGCCATGCATCATAAATGAGTCATTAAAATCATCAAAATTTAAAGGCGCACGATCACTTTTCTTCACATGGATCATCGATGCCATAGAGAGTGATGGCAACATTTTATGTGTTGATTGCACCGCAAAAATGGTAGGACGGTTTGGCATATCCTCAGCAACATCCATCGCAAAACGATTTTTATACAGAGGATGAAAACGCGCATAAGCATACCATGCTTCATCAAAATGAATACGGGGTACACTGGCGGCTAAATTTTTTACGACATCATTGACGTTGTAACAAAAACCATCATAAGTGCAGTTGGTAACCACGGCATAAGTAGGCTCCGTACTAACGGCACCTTCTGCTAGCGGGCTCTCTTTTATTAGTTGACGAATACTTGCCTGTGATAATCGTTTGGTTGGAATAGGGCCAATTAATCCGTATCCATTACGTGTTGGTTTCAAATAAACAGGGCGTCCTTGTGAAAGCGTCAAACCATGATTAAGCGATTTATGGCAGTTTCTATCAACGACTACGATTTCATTAGCACCTACAGCACCTTGAGCAACAATACGATTAGAGCCTGATGAGCCAGACACACCATAAAATGTCCAATCAGCACCAAATAGCTCTGCGGCAATTTCTTCTGATGTTTTTGATGGCCCAGCATGAATAAGATAGTCACCCATTTCAGCCGTCGCGACACCAATATCCGCCCGCATCATATTTTCACCAAAGAAGTTAATAAACTCGATGCCAATAGGATGTTTTAAATATGCCATACCGCCCATATGCCCGGGGCAATCCCAGTAATAATCACCATCCTCAGTGAAATTTTTTAATGTTTTAAAATAAGGTGGTAAAAGACTTTCTGCATAGCGATGAATTAATGTATAAATGCGATTCGCCGTAAATGTAGCTGTTTCTGAGTAAAGATAGATATATTCGCTAACTTCTTTAAGAATATTGATAGAGACATTATCTGTAATATTTTCTTCGGAGATTAATAATATCGGTGTATCTGAATTTCTCTGTCTGAATAATGAAATAAAACCTTCGGCTTCTATATTCATTTTGGGATTATTTTTATCCCAAAAAATACCAACGGCACTATATTTCGGGCTTTCTTTTATATATTTAATACCATGATCAATATTATCTGCAATTTGAGCTACAAATCCACGTTCAGCAATTGCTTTTTGTAAAGATGTTAATGCCTGTTTAGCGGGGCTATCTTCTTTTAGCCCAGATGAAGAGACAAATAATACATTATGATTAAATTTCACGGACACCTCCATAGGTATCAAATACCTATATTTATTAGGTTTACATTACATTACTCATTTTGCTTCACAAAAAATCAGTTGGTCATTTCACAATGATCAAATTAAAATTTAATAAAATCATTCAAATATAAAATAATAGTTAATATGTCCAGCATGATAATAAAAATAAAGAACGCACGTTCTGTGGGCGTAAATATCACTTTTTTCTCTTGATATCGAGACCACACAAAGAGGGGGATCCCCAAAGTCAGTAAAATAGGAACCATTACTAAATACTTTATTTCACAGGCATAAAACATAAATAGACAAAAGGCTAACCCAATAAAACCACTAATCAAGGCTGAGATTTTTCCTTTATCTGCATATTTAGAAAAATCGCCTGATAAGCAAAGTTGTAATAAATATGCTGAGGAAGTTAAATAAGCGGGTAAAACCATTAATGCGGAAATGGCTAACATTGTTAACCAAGCATTGTTGGAGAAATAAACAACAAAGACGACTAACTGCATAAATAGGCTACTGACCCAAAGTGATACGCTAGCAGCGCCATTATCATTTTTAGTGGCAAAGGCTTTCGGGAAAGTTCCGTTCTGAGCTGCGGCCATAGGAATTTCAGCACAAATCATTGTCCACGCTAACCAACTGGTTAATACGGAAACCAAAACGCCAATATTAATTAACCATTCACCCCAATCTCCTGACACTGTTTTTAATATTCCTGCCGTAGAGGGCGTGGGGATCATGCTTAATGTTTTTTGAGATAAAACACCAAAAGGTAATATTGAAATAAAAATACAAATAATCAGTGAGACAATAAAGCCGATCAACGTGGCTTTCCCCACATCTTTCTTATTTCGAGCGCGTCCAGATAACGCAACAGCGCCTTCTACACCGATAAAACACCATAAAGCAACATCGAGTGGCGCTAATATTTGTTCTGAAATAGAACCCAGATTATCAGCCGGTATAGAGGCAGAATTTCCCCAAAAATTATTGGTGAGTTCTTCATAATTAAGAAAATAAACGAGAATAAAAACAAAAATACTTAAAGGAATTAACTTAGCAAATGTCCCGATAATATTAATTGCGCCCGCTAACTTTGTACCGGATAAAACCAGGTAATTAAATCCCCAAATGAGAATAGAGGCACCAATAATAGAAGGAATATTATTTCCTCCCTTAAAATCACCAGGTAAAAAATAATTTAAAGTATCCATAACCATAATAGCAAAAGCAACATTACTAAATATGGTCATTAACCAATAGCCCCACGCCACAATAAAAGCGACAAAAGATCCAAATCCTTCACGAGCATACATATAAATACCCGCTTGGAGATCTGGACGAACGTCAGATAGCACCATAAAAATACGAGCAATAAAATACATGCCAAAACCACAAATAAGCCAAGCAACAATAACTGGACCTACTTCCGAGGTTGCAGCCATATTTTGTGGTAGACCATCAACACCACTGCCTATCATTGAACTAATGACGATAGCAACAAGTGCAAGCAAGCCTATTTTTTGGCTTGCATTGTTATTAGAAGCGCCCTTTGACATATTATTATTAACCCTATTGCAACAATAATTTTATTAAAACTATTAGTTAATTTTTAATTATAGTTAAATATAAAAATGACACAGGTTTTTATCCTATATATCACTGTAATAATGATGTGCATAACCTATTTAAGATGAACAATCGTATACTCTGTGCTAATTATTTAATCATCTTGTGATGAAAAATAACAAACAAAACAACTAAAAAATAGATATAAGTCAAAAAAAAACACTAATACAAGAATAATTATAATTTATTCATTCATTGTGTTAGATATAAAAAACCAATTATTATTAATCTTATTAAGATTATTATAATTGTATATTTAAACCTTTATAAAAAAATCACTATATATAAAACATTCAACGAGTTAAAGACAAAAAACCTTATTTAAAAATAATTGATATAGTTAATACTATCTACGTATTAATATGTAGGTATATATTAAGAATATACTCTTTAAGCGGATATTTTTAATTTAGATATTAAAAACAATCTATATTTAATCCATCCAGACTAAAATGAGAAGGCGATTGTCCCATCTGCTTTTTAAACATCGTTGAGAAAGAGCCGGCACTGTTATAACCCAAATCAAAAGCAATTTCAGTGATCCCGCGGCCTGATAATATTTGTGTTAATGAATTCAATAAACAGACCTGTTGTC comes from Proteus vulgaris and encodes:
- a CDS encoding Orn/Lys/Arg decarboxylase N-terminal domain-containing protein, whose amino-acid sequence is MKFNHNVLFVSSSGLKEDSPAKQALTSLQKAIAERGFVAQIADNIDHGIKYIKESPKYSAVGIFWDKNNPKMNIEAEGFISLFRQRNSDTPILLISEENITDNVSINILKEVSEYIYLYSETATFTANRIYTLIHRYAESLLPPYFKTLKNFTEDGDYYWDCPGHMGGMAYLKHPIGIEFINFFGENMMRADIGVATAEMGDYLIHAGPSKTSEEIAAELFGADWTFYGVSGSSGSNRIVAQGAVGANEIVVVDRNCHKSLNHGLTLSQGRPVYLKPTRNGYGLIGPIPTKRLSQASIRQLIKESPLAEGAVSTEPTYAVVTNCTYDGFCYNVNDVVKNLAASVPRIHFDEAWYAYARFHPLYKNRFAMDVAEDMPNRPTIFAVQSTHKMLPSLSMASMIHVKKSDRAPLNFDDFNDSFMMHGTTSPYYPIIASIDVAVGMMKGESGPSLVQESIEEAIGFRKAVVSVKRQLKEQNGESEWFFDVLQPTQVRDPKTGESHSFEQAPLNLLSQEPDCWTLKVGDKWHGFSDEDIADSDSMLDPVKVTITCPGITADGKYQKMGIPGYIITKFLDDRRIEIARTGDYTILILFSVGVTKGKWGTLLESLLTFKKLYDSNALATEAIPSLKDASPKYAKMTLKQLCQTMHNKMDELDLMKHISEAVNTDPTPVMSPADAYQKVVRYKAEHIPLDDFSGRISATMLVPYPPGIPVLMPGERLPKGDQGIIGYLKALQNFDKEFPGFEHEIQGINVDENGDFWVRAIVEDEREAKVLPSHIKFKRHVSAIKKGRQ
- a CDS encoding basic amino acid/polyamine antiporter, with translation MSKGASNNNASQKIGLLALVAIVISSMIGSGVDGLPQNMAATSEVGPVIVAWLICGFGMYFIARIFMVLSDVRPDLQAGIYMYAREGFGSFVAFIVAWGYWLMTIFSNVAFAIMVMDTLNYFLPGDFKGGNNIPSIIGASILIWGFNYLVLSGTKLAGAINIIGTFAKLIPLSIFVFILVYFLNYEELTNNFWGNSASIPADNLGSISEQILAPLDVALWCFIGVEGAVALSGRARNKKDVGKATLIGFIVSLIICIFISILPFGVLSQKTLSMIPTPSTAGILKTVSGDWGEWLINIGVLVSVLTSWLAWTMICAEIPMAAAQNGTFPKAFATKNDNGAASVSLWVSSLFMQLVVFVVYFSNNAWLTMLAISALMVLPAYLTSSAYLLQLCLSGDFSKYADKGKISALISGFIGLAFCLFMFYACEIKYLVMVPILLTLGIPLFVWSRYQEKKVIFTPTERAFFIFIIMLDILTIILYLNDFIKF